The nucleotide sequence CGAAGGCGGCGGCGAGGTAGTCGATGAAGGCGCGCACCTTGGCCGAGGGCGTGCGGTCCGGCAGGTAGACCGCATGCACTGCCAGCAGATCCGAGGACGGCACGTCGAGCGTCACCGCCACCAACCGTCCAGCGCGCAGCTCGTCGCCAACGATGAAGGTCGGCTGGTAGATCACGCCTTGCCCGGCCAGCGCAGCGGCCAGCAGCGCATCGCCATTGTTGGCGCGCAGATTGCCGCTCACGGTCACGTCGACGGCCACCTTGCCGCCCATGCGCCAGCGCGACGGACCGGCGGCGGCCAGGGTATAGCCGAGGCAGTTGTGCCCGGCGAGATCGGCCGTGGTGCGGGGCACGCCGCGCGCGGCGAGATAGGACGGCGCGGCGCAGATCATCATCCGGCACGGCGCCAGCCGCCGAGCCACCAGCGTCGAATCCTTGAGCGTGCCGATCCGGATCGCGAGATCCCAGCCCTCCTCGATCAGGTCGACCAGCCGGTCGTTGAGGCCGAGCTCGACGCTGACCCCGGGGTAGAGCGCGGCGAAGCCGGCGAGCAATGGCGCGATCTGGCGGGTGCCGAACGCGAGCGGGACGTTGAGGCGGAGCAGCCCGCGCGGCTCGACGCGATCGGCGGCGATCGCGCTTTCGGCGGCCTCGAAATCGCCGAGCACGCGCTCGGCGAGATCGAGATAGCGCCGGCCCGCCTCGGTGATCGTCAGCCGCCGCGTGGTGCGATGGAACAGCTTTGTCCCAAGCCGCGCCTCCAGCGCCGCGAGATGCTTGGTCACCATGGTCGGCGACATCCCGAGCACGCGCGCCGCCCCGGACAGGCTGCCGGAGCCTGCGACCTTGGAGAGAACTTCGAGACCAGTGAGGCGGTCGAGCAAGCGCTATCTCGCTCTGTAGGTGTGAACTGAATTTCCCTTGTACCGGATTATCGTCTGAGGGGAAATGATCCATATCCCGGGGGTCCCCACGGAGGTTTTGATGATCGATTCCCGCACCGCGCCCTATGCCGCGCTCCTGCTCCGCCTCACCCTCGGCGGCCTGTTCCTCACCCATGCCAGCCTGAAGCTGTTTGTCTTCACCCCGGCCGGTACCGCAAAGTTCTTCGCGAGCATCGGCCTGCTGCCTGAGCTCGCTTATGTCACCATCACCGCCGAGATCCTCGCCGGCATCGCTTTGATCCTCGGTGTCGCCACCCGCTGGGTCGCGCTCGCCGCCGTGCCGATCCTGCTCGGCGCCATCTTCACCGTGCACGGCTCCGCCGGATTCTTCTTCAACAACCCCAAGGGCGGCTGGGAATATCCGGCGTTCTGGGCCGTCACCCTGGTGGTCCAGGCCCTGCTCGGCGACGGCGCCTATGCGCTCGGCGCGCTCCGCGGCAACCTCGCCGGCGGCCAGCTGCGCAGCGCGCACTGATGTCCGCGTGAGGTGGCCGATCCGCCGCTGCACCCTCAGTGTCATCCCCGCGAACGCGGGGATCCATAACCACCGGCCGCACTGAGTTGAGCACGCTGGCCGACGCCCAGCGTGCCTCAAACTGAGATCACGCGGTATGGGTCCCTGCGTTCGCAGGGACGGCAGCGGTGCGGACGCCGGAGCGCGTCGCCTCACACTCGGTGTCATCCCGGCTCGAGGCCGGGACGACGGTTGTGGGCGAGGCGCGACCTGAGATATCCGGAGAGAGAACGAGGAGCCATGCCATGACCCTGCCCAGCATCTTCCTGTCGCACGGCTCGCCGATGCTGCCGCTGACGGCGTCGGCGGCGCGTGACTTCCTCTCGGGCCTCGGCAACAGCCTGCCGCGGCCGAAAGCCATCCTCGTGATCTCGGCGCATTGGGAGACCAACATCCCCGCCGTCAACGTCGTCGCGCAGAACGAGACGATCTATGATTTCTACGGCTTCCCGCGCGAGCTCTACCAGCTGCGCTATCCCGCACCGGGCGCGCCCGATCTCGCCCGCGCCGTTGCAGAGCGATTGCAGGCCGCCGGCTTTCCCGTCGGCGTCGACCGCGAGCGCGGCCTCGATCACGGCGCTTGGGTGCCGCTGCTGCTGATGTACCCGCAGGCCGACATTCCCGTCATGCAGCTCTCGATCCAGACCGAGCAAGGCCCTGCGCATCATCTCGCGCTCGGCCGCGCGCTGGCACCGCTCCGCGACGAGGGCGTGCTGATCATCGGCAGCGGCAGCTTCACCCACAATCTCGGCGAATTCCGCAAGCGCCGGCTCGACATCGACGATCCGGCGCCGTCCTGGGTCGTCGACTTCGCCGACTGGGTCCATCAGGCCGCGATCGAAGGCCGCGTCGACGATCTCGTCAACTACCGGACGCTGGCGCCGCATGCCCGCGACAACCATCCGACCGACGAGCACTTCCTGCCGCTGTTCGCAGCCCTCGGCGCCGCCGGCGAAGGCGCCCGTGTGGAGCGCCTGCACAACAGCGCCAACTACGGCGTGCTTCGCATGGACGTGTATGCGTTCCATGGCGCCGACGAGGCGAAGGCTGCGGCCTGAATCACAGGTCGCGCATGCGGAGGGCTGAAGCGACCGGCCGATGCAAATTGCCGGTGGGGCTCGCTACTCGTCGCTGGGCGGGGGCAGCCAAACAAATTTGCGTTGCTTGCTGTTCCACTTCAGCTTCTCGAAATTGTCGCAATCCATGCATGTCCAGGCGACGATCGTGTTGTCGTCCTGCAACGAAAGCGCTGCGTATTGATGCGGCGTCTTGACCGCCTCGAGCAGGCGGATGCGCGGCTTGCCTCCGGTGGGCAGGTCGAGGATCATGAGAAAGCGTCCCCTCGCGCCCTTGCAGTCCTCGTAGACGCCGACCAGCGCCACCTGCTTCATCGTTGACCCGTCGAAATGGCCCTCCAGAGCAAATGAACGCTGGCTCGCCTCCATCGCGTCTCCGCCGCCTTCGTAGAGGAATTGGCGCGGGATGAGGTCCTTGCGAAACTCGGTCGCCTTGCACCAGCCCTTCCGGATCTGGCCGACGGGAATGCCGCGGACCTCGGTCGTGAACGGATGAAACTCGGCGAGAACCCACCAAGCGGTGCTCCTGGTATCTCCTTCGACGGTCATGAAAGGCTGCTCGGCGCGGGCGACCACCGCGCTCGAGACCAGGATGCAGCACAGCGCAGCGATCAGTTGTTGTAGCTCGCGGATCAATTTGTGAAGAGCAGGCCGGTCATTCATCATGTCTGATGGTTCTGTTGTTTGCCGACGGAAGCTGTGTCAGCGTATGGGGCGCTGCTGCGCAGCGTCAACTCGTTTCGGTCGTCCAGTGCCTTGAAGCGGGATTGAAATCGCTTCGAGTTGGAACGAGAGAGGACGCCCGATCATGACGGCGAGCGCCGTTTGCCCGTCGGGTTAGTTTGTCGCAGCTGATTTCGCTTGCGTCGTCGGGCAAATCACCACGATCCTTCAGCGCATCCCGCCTCATCATGAAGGGGCGTTGCGCGCGATCGTCACGACACGCGGGGCGGGGAGCGGTGGCCGCGAGAGCTCGCAGCATGTCCTTTGCGATGTGCGGACGAACGATGCGCTTGCGGACGTGAAGTTGCAGGGTTCTGATACCTCGACGCTGGTATCACCGCGCAACGCGTGACACGCGTTCGCGTATGGCGGCCAACAAGCCGAGCGCCAGGAAGCCTGCATATAAGCGTGAAGACCATCGCGCAGGGAGGGCCGGGCGTTTCTCGGCCACACCTGTGGTACCTGCCGCCTGCATTTATTTGAGCAGGCGGGCCACGGGCGCGGCCAGCGCCCGGCCTTCCCTGCGCCCTTCTGTTTTTGGGGGGCGATTCAATTGCAGAGCTCGGACGCCGCTGGCGCCGCGAGGAGCGTGCAGCCATGACCCACGGAGCGCGCCACACATTCGCTGTCGTCCCGGCCTTGAGCCTGGACCCGTAACCACGCGCAACTGGCAGCTACGG is from Bradyrhizobium sp. ORS 285 and encodes:
- a CDS encoding LysR family transcriptional regulator, with product MLDRLTGLEVLSKVAGSGSLSGAARVLGMSPTMVTKHLAALEARLGTKLFHRTTRRLTITEAGRRYLDLAERVLGDFEAAESAIAADRVEPRGLLRLNVPLAFGTRQIAPLLAGFAALYPGVSVELGLNDRLVDLIEEGWDLAIRIGTLKDSTLVARRLAPCRMMICAAPSYLAARGVPRTTADLAGHNCLGYTLAAAGPSRWRMGGKVAVDVTVSGNLRANNGDALLAAALAGQGVIYQPTFIVGDELRAGRLVAVTLDVPSSDLLAVHAVYLPDRTPSAKVRAFIDYLAAAFAPEPPWDRGLT
- a CDS encoding DoxX family protein, which translates into the protein MIDSRTAPYAALLLRLTLGGLFLTHASLKLFVFTPAGTAKFFASIGLLPELAYVTITAEILAGIALILGVATRWVALAAVPILLGAIFTVHGSAGFFFNNPKGGWEYPAFWAVTLVVQALLGDGAYALGALRGNLAGGQLRSAH
- a CDS encoding class III extradiol ring-cleavage dioxygenase, translated to MTLPSIFLSHGSPMLPLTASAARDFLSGLGNSLPRPKAILVISAHWETNIPAVNVVAQNETIYDFYGFPRELYQLRYPAPGAPDLARAVAERLQAAGFPVGVDRERGLDHGAWVPLLLMYPQADIPVMQLSIQTEQGPAHHLALGRALAPLRDEGVLIIGSGSFTHNLGEFRKRRLDIDDPAPSWVVDFADWVHQAAIEGRVDDLVNYRTLAPHARDNHPTDEHFLPLFAALGAAGEGARVERLHNSANYGVLRMDVYAFHGADEAKAAA